In Flavobacterium sp. CS20, a single window of DNA contains:
- the fmt gene encoding methionyl-tRNA formyltransferase, whose product MRTLRILFMGTPEFSVPMLEAIYQSEHKLSAVVTAPDKPAGRGRKLKKSAVKVFAEKQNIEVLQPTNLKSDEFLNQLKTLNPNLIVVVAFRMLPKQVWQFPEFGTFNLHASLLPNYRGLAPINWAIINGETQTGLTTFFIDDKIDTGQIIDTTTLPISKTDNVKDVYEKILPKGVELVLKTLKQIAENKIELKPQTEKENLKTAPKLNKENTKINWNQSGKEIYNLVRGLSPYPMAWSTLDNISEKTNCKISKVSFQKEKHNFHNSHISIKDKNMLVAVKDGFIKIEEIKLSGKRLLKTADLLNGYSINELAKMT is encoded by the coding sequence ATGAGAACACTTAGAATTTTATTTATGGGAACGCCAGAATTTTCGGTGCCAATGTTAGAAGCTATTTACCAAAGTGAGCACAAGTTATCAGCTGTGGTTACAGCACCAGATAAACCCGCTGGACGAGGACGAAAGCTTAAAAAATCTGCTGTTAAAGTCTTTGCTGAAAAGCAAAATATTGAAGTTTTACAACCTACAAATTTAAAATCTGATGAATTTTTAAACCAGCTCAAAACATTGAACCCAAATCTTATTGTTGTTGTGGCTTTTAGAATGTTGCCTAAGCAAGTTTGGCAATTTCCAGAATTTGGCACCTTTAACCTACACGCTTCTTTATTGCCCAATTACAGAGGTCTTGCACCGATAAACTGGGCGATTATAAATGGCGAAACCCAAACTGGACTAACCACTTTTTTTATTGATGACAAAATTGACACAGGTCAAATTATTGATACAACAACACTGCCCATTTCAAAAACTGATAACGTAAAAGATGTTTATGAGAAAATCTTGCCCAAAGGAGTGGAATTGGTTTTAAAAACTTTAAAACAAATAGCTGAAAATAAAATCGAACTAAAACCACAAACTGAAAAAGAAAATTTAAAAACAGCACCAAAATTAAATAAAGAAAATACTAAGATAAATTGGAATCAATCTGGAAAAGAAATTTACAATTTAGTCAGAGGACTTTCACCTTATCCTATGGCGTGGTCAACTCTTGATAATATTAGCGAAAAAACTAATTGCAAAATTTCAAAGGTGAGTTTTCAAAAAGAAAAACACAATTTTCATAATAGTCATATTTCTATAAAAGATAAAAATATGCTTGTTGCAGTTAAGGATGGTTTTATAAAAATTGAAGAAATCAAGCTTTCTGGAAAACGTTTACTGAAAACTGCAGATTTATTAAATGGATATAGCATAAATGAGCTTGCTAAAATGACTTAA
- a CDS encoding DUF493 family protein, producing MDSKAEDFYNKLEQRLQETSNWPSEYIFKFIIPTDQAKIDKISEIFNYTGAVIKTKTSSKGNYTSISVRLHMKSPNAVIQKYKIVGYQIEGVISL from the coding sequence TTGGATTCTAAAGCTGAAGACTTTTATAATAAACTCGAACAACGATTGCAAGAAACTTCAAATTGGCCAAGTGAATATATTTTTAAATTCATCATACCAACTGATCAAGCTAAGATTGATAAAATTTCAGAAATTTTCAATTATACAGGTGCGGTTATTAAAACCAAAACATCATCTAAAGGAAATTACACCAGTATTTCTGTTCGTTTACATATGAAATCGCCAAACGCGGTAATTCAAAAATATAAAATCGTTGGCTATCAAATAGAAGGTGTTATTTCTTTATAA
- a CDS encoding AAA family ATPase, giving the protein MIFDSQTSIVLFIGAPSTGKTSVINALKDKGYTCYDEISRQVTQEARDEGVEHLFREQPLLFSEKLLNGRIHQFLSAKALNQSPIFIDRGLPDITAYLDMIKMHYPEKFKLANEKYRYDKVFWFPFWKNIYTSDEERYEDEQLAKNIETHLIKSYKSLDYDLIEMPHSDIEDRLNFLMSHLKLK; this is encoded by the coding sequence ATGATTTTTGATTCTCAAACGTCCATCGTGCTGTTTATTGGAGCACCTTCTACGGGTAAAACTTCTGTAATTAATGCTTTAAAAGACAAAGGCTATACATGTTATGATGAAATTTCACGTCAAGTCACTCAAGAAGCTCGTGATGAAGGCGTTGAACATTTGTTTAGAGAACAACCTTTACTGTTTAGCGAAAAACTTCTAAACGGACGAATCCATCAATTTTTAAGTGCAAAAGCCTTAAATCAATCGCCAATCTTTATTGATCGAGGTTTGCCTGACATTACAGCTTATCTCGATATGATAAAAATGCATTATCCTGAAAAATTTAAATTAGCTAATGAGAAATATCGATATGATAAAGTATTTTGGTTTCCCTTTTGGAAAAATATTTATACCTCAGATGAAGAAAGATACGAAGATGAACAACTGGCAAAAAACATTGAAACACATTTGATAAAAAGCTATAAATCATTAGATTATGATTTAATTGAAATGCCACATTCTGATATTGAAGACCGTCTAAATTTTTTAATGTCACATCTAAAATTAAAATGA
- a CDS encoding RHS repeat domain-containing protein has protein sequence MYKENQSKEDKKVLQKILQNQTFAEPEENSEASAIFYYHADHLGSNEIITDNTGAPHEFHLTLPFGETMAEQRKPVADYYNSWKFTGKELDEETGLYYFGARYYQPSWSVWLSVDPLAEEMPSWSPYAYGFNNLIRFIDPDGRSPWDVIIIITGEKSKEAFKQLSASTNLRLKMDESGKVTAKGNAKTDADKVLLEAINSKTVEVNINATGSNFTDEGNWFVGGAFGGSEVNGDGKVITSQTVNPEMTGKIDEFYGVQNGVSVLHEVIESYIGGKESPGIGSPTFDDVQKKTPTGVGYLNAHNKTEALDPRHVAPNIIADPNGIFISKFPYDPNIPKELNPEILINDLKK, from the coding sequence ATGTATAAAGAGAACCAAAGCAAAGAAGACAAGAAGGTATTACAAAAAATCTTACAAAACCAGACCTTTGCAGAGCCTGAAGAAAACTCAGAAGCCTCAGCCATATTTTATTACCATGCCGACCATTTGGGGAGCAATGAAATTATTACAGACAACACTGGTGCACCTCATGAATTTCATTTAACTTTACCCTTTGGAGAGACCATGGCAGAACAACGCAAACCTGTAGCAGACTATTACAACTCCTGGAAGTTTACAGGAAAAGAGTTAGATGAAGAAACAGGCTTATATTATTTTGGAGCAAGGTATTACCAACCGAGTTGGAGTGTGTGGTTGAGTGTTGACCCATTAGCGGAGGAAATGCCGAGCTGGTCGCCGTACGCATATGGCTTTAATAATCTTATACGATTCATCGACCCAGACGGCAGAAGTCCTTGGGATGTAATCATAATCATAACAGGAGAAAAATCTAAGGAGGCATTTAAACAACTGAGTGCTTCGACTAATCTTAGACTTAAAATGGATGAAAGTGGAAAAGTTACAGCTAAAGGCAATGCAAAAACTGATGCTGACAAAGTTTTATTAGAAGCGATAAACTCCAAGACCGTAGAAGTAAATATAAATGCGACTGGTAGTAATTTTACGGATGAAGGCAATTGGTTTGTGGGTGGTGCTTTTGGAGGTAGCGAAGTAAATGGGGATGGGAAAGTAATCACCAGTCAAACGGTTAACCCTGAAATGACTGGAAAAATTGATGAGTTTTATGGTGTTCAAAATGGGGTGTCCGTTTTGCACGAAGTGATAGAATCCTATATAGGCGGAAAAGAATCGCCCGGTATTGGTTCTCCAACCTTTGATGATGTACAGAAAAAAACGCCAACAGGAGTTGGGTACTTAAACGCTCATAATAAGACTGAGGCTTTAGACCCAAGACACGTTGCTCCAAACATTATTGCTGACCCCAACGGAATCTTTATTAGCAAGTTCCCGTATGACCCAAATATTCCTAAAGAATTAAATCCAGAGATTTTGATAAACGACTTAAAAAAATGA
- a CDS encoding CRISPR-associated endonuclease Cas6, protein MSEVSTQNIQICKVQFPEIELRTRDAHKLRGYFGLLFKEHSPLLSNHYEDGSLRYRYPLVQYKVIDKTPILVGINEGGELLTQLFLKINQLDIDGKNYVIHSKNISNQAYEVGFTKDLNEYKFKTLWLALNQNNHQKYIAFKTETEKEDMLKRIVIGHVLSLFRNIGVELKPNERLMTKLDVKQKQTKFKDKSMLAFTGSFILNALLPDDIGLGKSVSRGFGTIQKQ, encoded by the coding sequence ATGTCAGAAGTTTCTACCCAAAACATCCAAATTTGCAAAGTTCAATTTCCTGAAATAGAATTAAGAACCAGAGATGCTCACAAATTACGCGGATATTTTGGGCTCTTATTTAAAGAACATTCACCACTGCTAAGCAACCATTATGAAGATGGCAGTTTACGTTATCGCTATCCTTTAGTGCAGTATAAAGTCATTGACAAAACCCCTATTTTGGTCGGTATAAATGAAGGCGGTGAATTGCTAACCCAATTGTTTTTAAAAATCAATCAATTAGACATAGATGGCAAAAATTATGTCATCCATTCTAAAAATATCAGCAATCAGGCTTATGAAGTTGGATTTACAAAAGATTTAAATGAATACAAATTTAAAACCCTTTGGCTTGCACTTAACCAAAACAATCATCAAAAATACATAGCATTTAAAACCGAAACCGAAAAGGAAGACATGCTCAAACGTATTGTAATCGGTCATGTTTTAAGCCTGTTTAGAAACATCGGCGTTGAATTAAAACCAAATGAAAGATTGATGACAAAATTAGATGTAAAACAAAAACAAACCAAGTTTAAAGATAAAAGTATGTTGGCATTTACGGGTAGTTTTATTTTAAACGCTTTACTTCCAGATGACATAGGCTTAGGCAAGTCCGTTTCGAGGGGTTTTGGAACAATTCAAAAACAATAA
- a CDS encoding HU family DNA-binding protein: protein MNKTNLIDAMAEDAGVSKAAAKKALESFLDHVEGALKKGDRVSLVGFGSWSVSRRVAREGRNPQTGKTIKIVAKNVVKFKAGSDLQKAVN from the coding sequence ATGAACAAAACAAACTTAATCGATGCGATGGCTGAAGACGCTGGAGTTTCAAAAGCAGCTGCTAAAAAAGCATTAGAATCATTTTTAGACCACGTAGAAGGTGCCTTAAAAAAAGGTGACAGAGTATCTTTAGTAGGCTTTGGTTCTTGGTCAGTTTCTCGAAGAGTCGCTCGTGAAGGCAGAAACCCACAAACTGGTAAAACTATCAAAATTGTTGCTAAAAATGTAGTAAAATTTAAAGCAGGTTCTGACTTACAGAAAGCTGTAAACTAA
- the cas2 gene encoding CRISPR-associated endonuclease Cas2 produces the protein MIIWVLYDIKNDGARNFVSKACLKSGLYRVQYSCFLGTMNANEKDTLELQIEKVINEDTDKVYIFRMNKEQLKECSMLGQAFDDKLVTDEIKSLFF, from the coding sequence ATGATTATCTGGGTTTTATACGACATAAAAAACGACGGTGCAAGAAATTTTGTATCCAAAGCTTGTCTTAAATCAGGACTATATCGAGTGCAATACTCATGTTTTCTTGGGACTATGAATGCCAATGAAAAAGACACATTAGAACTACAAATAGAAAAAGTTATTAATGAAGATACCGATAAAGTATATATTTTCAGAATGAACAAAGAACAGCTTAAAGAATGTAGTATGTTAGGACAAGCCTTTGACGATAAACTGGTGACCGACGAAATTAAATCTCTTTTTTTCTAA
- a CDS encoding type II toxin-antitoxin system VapC family toxin, which translates to MNKLLLDSNIIIGVANGKFDISQIENTTLLVSEITRLEVFGYHKLRSQEEKLLEQFFKNIQCLPVSKTIINLAIEFRKQKSMSIGDAIIATIAINHKLPLSTANTKDFQHIEKLDLVNPLEI; encoded by the coding sequence ATGAATAAATTACTCTTGGATTCTAATATTATCATTGGTGTTGCAAATGGAAAGTTTGACATCTCACAAATAGAAAATACTACATTATTAGTATCCGAAATTACAAGACTAGAAGTTTTTGGATATCATAAACTACGATCACAAGAGGAAAAATTGTTAGAACAATTTTTCAAGAATATTCAATGCTTACCTGTTTCTAAAACGATTATTAACCTGGCTATTGAATTTAGAAAGCAAAAATCAATGAGCATAGGTGATGCCATCATCGCAACCATTGCCATAAACCATAAATTGCCTCTATCTACTGCTAACACAAAAGATTTTCAACATATTGAAAAATTAGATTTAGTTAACCCACTTGAAATTTAA
- a CDS encoding START-like domain-containing protein yields the protein MNDKVKFELEFPIQASPSLLYQYISTPSGLSEWFADNINSRGEIFTFIWGESEEQAKLLTKKSGERIKLRWVDDEDTPYFFEMRIQVDEITKDVSLMITDYAEEDEVDENKMLWENMVADLKQILGSK from the coding sequence ATGAATGATAAAGTAAAATTTGAATTAGAATTCCCTATACAAGCTTCTCCCAGCTTACTTTACCAATATATTTCAACACCTTCTGGACTCAGTGAATGGTTTGCTGACAATATCAACTCTCGCGGTGAAATCTTTACTTTTATTTGGGGTGAAAGCGAAGAACAAGCTAAACTACTAACCAAAAAAAGTGGTGAACGCATTAAACTTCGCTGGGTTGATGATGAAGATACACCTTACTTTTTTGAAATGCGAATTCAAGTTGATGAAATTACTAAGGATGTTTCCTTGATGATTACCGATTATGCTGAAGAAGATGAAGTCGATGAAAACAAAATGCTTTGGGAAAATATGGTTGCCGATTTAAAACAAATATTGGGGTCAAAATAA
- a CDS encoding aminotransferase class IV, whose translation MININGELFKPENAQIPFDNRGFQYGDALFETIRVINSKIIFWESHYFRLMSSMRLLRMQIPLQFSPEFLEEEILNLIKSNHLDNQPAKVKINISRKTGGLYYPENRDIDYFISCDSIENPFFTLDDDFYEIELFRDHFINSGLLSTLKTNNKLVNILGSIYAKENGYDNCLLLNEKKSVVEFTNANIFLAKGNTIKTPPTSDGCLKGVIREKLIDVIEKTEKFELKEESISPFELQKADEMFLTNAIIGIKPISKYRKKEYENTVAKELLGKLNVQARLV comes from the coding sequence ATGATTAACATTAACGGCGAGCTGTTTAAACCAGAAAATGCTCAAATACCTTTTGACAACAGAGGGTTTCAATATGGCGATGCATTATTCGAAACCATTAGAGTGATCAATTCAAAAATCATCTTTTGGGAGTCCCATTATTTTAGATTGATGTCTTCTATGCGACTATTGAGAATGCAGATTCCTTTGCAATTTTCACCTGAATTTTTGGAAGAAGAGATATTAAATCTTATCAAATCAAACCATTTAGATAACCAACCTGCTAAAGTTAAAATCAATATCAGCAGAAAAACTGGTGGGCTTTATTATCCTGAAAATAGAGATATTGATTACTTTATATCTTGTGATTCTATTGAAAATCCTTTTTTTACTCTTGATGATGATTTTTATGAAATCGAATTGTTTAGAGACCATTTTATCAATTCAGGATTGTTGTCAACTTTAAAGACCAATAATAAATTAGTCAATATTTTAGGAAGCATTTACGCTAAGGAAAATGGCTATGACAATTGTTTACTGCTTAATGAAAAAAAATCAGTTGTTGAATTTACTAATGCTAACATATTTTTAGCAAAAGGCAATACTATCAAAACACCTCCAACTTCTGATGGCTGTTTGAAAGGCGTGATTAGAGAAAAATTGATTGATGTAATTGAAAAAACTGAAAAATTTGAACTCAAGGAAGAAAGCATTTCACCTTTTGAATTGCAAAAAGCTGACGAAATGTTTTTGACCAACGCAATTATAGGTATTAAACCAATATCAAAATATCGTAAAAAAGAATACGAAAATACTGTTGCTAAAGAATTGTTGGGTAAACTCAATGTCCAAGCCCGATTGGTTTAG
- the cas4 gene encoding CRISPR-associated protein Cas4 yields MLSFYPSQIIEYLYCPRYTYFEYVLRIPQQEDKFYKVQRGREIHNKKLEQNKAYLRKKIGVKNKCLDQYLGIEGLRGKVDEVLELNDGNFAPLDYKFAHWKDKVYETYKQQLFCYAVLIEKNFKSKVNKGFLVYIRSQHKLIEVEVSKKDKQKIQDSMKAMTDIISKNKFPRATSYKKRCLNCTYRNICIK; encoded by the coding sequence ATGCTAAGCTTTTATCCATCACAAATCATTGAATATCTATATTGCCCAAGATACACCTATTTTGAGTATGTGTTACGCATTCCACAGCAGGAAGATAAATTTTACAAAGTTCAAAGAGGAAGAGAAATACACAACAAAAAACTAGAACAAAATAAAGCATATCTAAGAAAGAAAATAGGAGTGAAAAACAAGTGCCTTGACCAATATCTCGGTATTGAAGGCTTAAGAGGCAAAGTTGATGAGGTTTTAGAATTGAACGACGGAAATTTTGCTCCATTAGATTATAAATTTGCTCATTGGAAAGACAAAGTGTATGAAACCTATAAGCAACAGCTATTTTGTTATGCCGTTTTAATAGAAAAAAATTTTAAGTCAAAAGTTAATAAAGGTTTCTTGGTCTATATAAGAAGTCAGCATAAACTTATTGAAGTAGAAGTCTCAAAAAAAGATAAACAAAAAATACAAGACAGTATGAAAGCAATGACTGACATCATAAGTAAAAATAAATTTCCAAGAGCAACAAGTTATAAAAAAAGATGTTTAAATTGCACTTATAGAAATATTTGCATTAAATAA
- a CDS encoding N-acetylmuramoyl-L-alanine amidase: MADKNFRGFDGTVTQLNNFENRANHVGKPTGDVNNYNSIGIEAVGMSVDKDGNPTTDWRKATGWESLTGEQIESTAQSVNAIMGEYDLGIDDIFPHEDVSRKVDGEGGTVLNAIKARMKNLMLYHHKRLPLIHHLKEAYF; the protein is encoded by the coding sequence ATTGCGGACAAAAATTTTCGGGGCTTTGATGGAACTGTAACACAGTTAAACAATTTTGAAAACAGAGCGAACCACGTAGGGAAACCAACAGGAGACGTCAATAATTATAATTCTATCGGTATAGAAGCAGTCGGTATGTCAGTAGATAAAGACGGAAACCCAACAACGGATTGGCGGAAGGCAACAGGTTGGGAATCTTTAACAGGTGAGCAAATCGAAAGTACAGCCCAATCAGTCAACGCCATAATGGGAGAATATGATTTAGGTATAGATGACATTTTCCCTCACGAGGATGTTTCGAGAAAAGTAGATGGAGAGGGAGGAACAGTATTAAATGCTATTAAGGCAAGAATGAAGAACTTAATGCTCTACCACCACAAACGCCTCCCATTGATTCATCACTTGAAGGAAGCCTATTTTTAG
- a CDS encoding YqgE/AlgH family protein, with protein MISNTKIQKGNILIGKPSMLGDITFNKAVILIADYNEEGVVGFMINKPLNEGLQNLVHDVHKDFKVFDGGPVERDKLFIIHSVPELISGGIKITEDIYWGGQQQDVVRLINQGEVNNNQIKFFLGYSGWSSNQLQDEINNEVWILKDDITNQELISCSDTSFWNKTIKSLGGEYLIWSNAPDNPNYN; from the coding sequence ATGATTTCAAATACAAAAATCCAAAAAGGCAATATTTTAATCGGTAAACCAAGCATGTTAGGCGACATAACGTTTAATAAAGCTGTGATACTCATCGCAGATTATAATGAAGAAGGCGTCGTTGGTTTTATGATTAATAAACCTTTAAATGAAGGTTTGCAAAATTTAGTTCACGATGTACACAAAGATTTTAAAGTGTTTGATGGCGGTCCAGTAGAAAGAGACAAATTGTTTATTATTCATTCAGTTCCTGAGCTTATTTCTGGTGGAATTAAAATCACAGAAGACATTTATTGGGGTGGTCAGCAACAAGATGTGGTAAGGCTAATCAATCAAGGTGAAGTAAATAACAATCAAATCAAGTTTTTTCTTGGTTATTCTGGCTGGTCTTCAAATCAACTTCAAGATGAAATCAACAACGAGGTTTGGATATTAAAAGATGATATCACAAATCAAGAACTTATCAGCTGTTCAGACACCAGTTTTTGGAATAAAACCATAAAGTCTCTTGGTGGTGAATATTTAATTTGGTCTAATGCACCAGATAATCCAAATTATAACTAA
- a CDS encoding ATP-dependent DNA helicase RecQ, with the protein MKKPKDILYQYWKFSSFRGLQEEVIKASLNQQDCCVFFPTGGGKSMCFQVPALAKEGVCVVISPLISLMQDQVQNLKLKGIKAIHLKGGLSYNDTNRIFDNINNAKYKFLYLSPEKLQNPLLLERLKYLNINLIAIDEAHCISQWGHDFRPAFLEIYKLREIHPEVPMMALTATATQKVQDDIKTQLKLKNPKVFKSSFKRPNIAIQVLKTDNKWQTLVQQVKNAKSSVIVYVRSRKLTLELATLLEQNKISASAFHGGLLNQERKDILEQWLSNRKKVVVATNAFGMGIDKPDVDLVFHMHLPESLESYYQEIGRAGRNGKRAQATLVFIDSDIEKLKFMQLRYLPDIKSIKTLYKHLMSYLQIAYGEGEGDDFDINLNQFCHKYNLNLNQSFEVLKLLDRLSVISLDQNYQINARLQILISHQNLFNFLRQNKSLSDLMTLILRTYGGVFDLMTNINLNFLAKTLKVNQNKIIKDLKTLESREIITLKLQEQDLSIKMLQPREDDLSINMHIKHIKIYRKQKIRQIEAVVSYIQNDTNCRQVQLLKHFDEENPENCGICSVCIKQLDATSKQKSNPLDLETKVLNILAQSSKPSSELLQQIGCNQNQLEVVIKELLAHQKIKVEPNNHYSLKK; encoded by the coding sequence ATGAAAAAACCTAAAGACATACTATATCAATACTGGAAGTTTAGCAGTTTTAGAGGACTTCAAGAAGAAGTTATTAAAGCCAGTTTAAATCAACAGGATTGCTGTGTGTTTTTTCCAACTGGAGGTGGCAAGTCTATGTGTTTTCAAGTGCCTGCTCTCGCTAAAGAAGGTGTTTGTGTTGTGATTTCGCCCTTGATTAGTTTGATGCAAGACCAAGTGCAAAACCTAAAGCTCAAAGGAATTAAAGCTATACATCTTAAAGGCGGTTTATCTTACAATGACACGAATAGAATATTTGACAACATCAATAATGCCAAATACAAATTTTTATATCTTTCACCTGAAAAACTGCAAAATCCTCTATTATTAGAACGTCTTAAATATTTGAATATCAATTTGATTGCCATAGATGAAGCACATTGTATTTCGCAATGGGGTCACGATTTTAGACCTGCTTTTTTAGAAATTTACAAATTGAGAGAAATTCATCCTGAAGTGCCTATGATGGCTTTGACAGCTACGGCGACACAAAAGGTTCAAGACGATATTAAAACCCAACTCAAGCTTAAAAATCCAAAAGTTTTTAAAAGCAGTTTTAAAAGACCCAATATTGCTATTCAAGTTTTAAAAACAGATAACAAATGGCAAACCTTGGTTCAGCAGGTTAAAAATGCAAAATCTTCAGTGATTGTTTATGTGAGAAGTAGAAAGTTGACTTTAGAATTGGCTACACTTTTAGAACAAAATAAGATTAGTGCCTCAGCTTTTCACGGTGGTTTGCTCAATCAAGAACGAAAAGATATTCTTGAACAATGGTTGAGCAATCGCAAAAAAGTTGTGGTAGCCACCAACGCTTTTGGTATGGGCATTGATAAACCCGATGTAGATTTGGTATTTCATATGCATTTGCCCGAAAGCCTTGAAAGTTACTATCAAGAAATCGGCAGAGCAGGTAGAAATGGCAAACGGGCACAAGCGACTTTAGTTTTTATTGATTCTGATATTGAAAAATTGAAGTTTATGCAATTAAGATATTTGCCTGATATAAAGTCGATTAAAACACTTTATAAACATCTGATGAGTTACTTGCAAATAGCCTATGGCGAAGGCGAAGGCGATGATTTTGATATAAATTTGAATCAATTTTGCCACAAATACAATCTAAATTTGAACCAAAGTTTTGAGGTTTTAAAACTTTTAGATCGATTGAGTGTGATAAGTCTTGATCAAAATTATCAGATCAATGCCAGATTGCAGATTTTAATTTCACATCAAAATTTATTTAATTTTTTAAGGCAAAACAAATCACTTTCAGATTTAATGACTTTAATTTTAAGAACTTATGGTGGCGTTTTTGATTTGATGACCAATATTAATTTAAATTTTTTAGCCAAGACACTTAAAGTTAATCAAAATAAAATTATAAAAGATTTAAAGACCCTTGAATCAAGAGAAATTATCACACTTAAACTTCAAGAGCAAGATTTAAGCATAAAAATGCTTCAACCTAGAGAAGACGATCTAAGCATCAATATGCATATCAAGCATATTAAAATATATAGAAAACAAAAAATCAGACAAATTGAAGCAGTTGTCAGTTATATTCAAAACGATACAAATTGCAGACAAGTCCAGTTGTTAAAACACTTTGACGAAGAAAATCCTGAAAATTGCGGAATATGTTCTGTCTGTATAAAACAATTGGACGCAACTTCAAAACAAAAATCAAATCCATTAGATTTAGAAACCAAAGTTTTAAATATATTGGCTCAATCTTCAAAACCTTCATCTGAACTATTACAACAAATAGGTTGCAATCAAAATCAATTAGAAGTCGTGATAAAAGAATTGCTTGCACATCAAAAAATAAAAGTAGAGCCAAATAATCATTATAGTTTAAAAAAATGA
- the cas1 gene encoding CRISPR-associated endonuclease Cas1 — MQIFINTYGTYLHVKDEMFEIKIREDKTKPVKINHIAAHKITSFVISKGAALSTDAIALALKHNIDIVIVENNGHPMGRFWHSKLGSTSKIRKKQLEASLNQEGLKWVKNWLSQKLENQADFLQDLKKHRKKLHQELNNAIENILEYRQKIQQKKAENVNDIAESFRGWEGSAGRQYFDALSKCMPNDFTFKGRSFRPAQDEFNAMLNYGYGILYSRTERALMLAGLDPYIGFMHRDDYNSKSLVFDYIESYRIHAERFIFRLFTGKKINKSYFDTFKAGISLNEDGKAFLLDLF, encoded by the coding sequence ATGCAAATATTTATCAACACATACGGCACTTATCTTCACGTCAAAGACGAGATGTTTGAAATAAAGATTCGTGAAGACAAAACCAAACCTGTAAAAATCAATCACATTGCAGCCCACAAAATTACATCTTTTGTGATTTCAAAAGGAGCGGCACTATCTACCGATGCTATTGCATTAGCTCTGAAACACAATATTGATATTGTGATTGTAGAAAACAACGGTCATCCTATGGGCAGGTTTTGGCACAGCAAACTCGGTAGCACTTCAAAGATTAGAAAAAAACAACTTGAAGCATCTTTAAATCAAGAAGGCTTAAAATGGGTAAAAAATTGGTTAAGCCAAAAACTTGAAAATCAAGCCGATTTTTTACAAGATTTAAAAAAGCATCGTAAAAAATTGCATCAAGAACTCAATAACGCCATTGAAAATATTTTAGAATACCGTCAAAAAATTCAACAAAAAAAAGCAGAAAATGTCAATGATATAGCCGAATCATTCCGAGGTTGGGAAGGTTCTGCTGGGCGACAATATTTTGATGCACTTTCCAAATGTATGCCAAATGATTTTACCTTTAAAGGAAGAAGTTTCAGACCCGCTCAAGATGAATTTAATGCAATGCTAAATTATGGCTATGGAATTTTGTACAGCCGAACCGAACGGGCATTAATGTTGGCAGGATTAGATCCATACATCGGTTTTATGCACAGAGACGATTACAACTCAAAAAGCCTAGTTTTTGATTATATCGAATCCTATCGCATTCACGCAGAACGCTTTATATTTAGGCTTTTTACAGGAAAGAAAATCAACAAAAGCTATTTCGACACGTTCAAAGCTGGTATTTCACTAAACGAAGATGGCAAAGCTTTTTTGTTGGACCTTTTTTAG